The following are encoded in a window of Epilithonimonas zeae genomic DNA:
- the hpf gene encoding ribosome hibernation-promoting factor, HPF/YfiA family, giving the protein MKITIQTVGVTPHEPLKERIEKKLAKLETFYDKIVEAAVYLKVENTSEKENKTTELVVKIPGNDIVVKKTCASFEESLDDAVETAKKLLIKKKELA; this is encoded by the coding sequence ATGAAGATTACAATTCAGACTGTAGGTGTAACACCTCACGAACCTTTAAAAGAAAGAATTGAAAAAAAATTAGCCAAGCTTGAAACTTTTTATGACAAAATTGTAGAAGCAGCGGTTTACCTTAAAGTAGAAAATACATCAGAAAAAGAAAATAAAACGACGGAACTTGTTGTGAAGATTCCGGGGAATGATATAGTTGTAAAGAAAACTTGTGCCAGTTTTGAAGAAAGTTTAGATGATGCTGTGGAGACAGCTAAGAAACTGCTAATCAAGAAAAAAGAATTAGCTTAG
- a CDS encoding LolA family protein, producing MKKLILTFALSVATVANLSAQTAKQVIDNYVTALGGKQKLESVKTLSMKNTISVMGMEMEGKTVKKDNKFKSTQSMMGQEMSQVFDGEKGFANQMGQKIDFPADQVAKLKDAKLMDALGMNPEKMKTVEKKQIDGKDYIVLSSDDSKYYFDAKTNLLWKTEGDKGTMIISKYADIDGIKFVEEMSIDAAGQQVSVKNSDIKINQPVSDDEFK from the coding sequence ATGAAAAAATTGATTTTGACATTTGCTCTTTCTGTTGCGACAGTAGCAAATCTTTCAGCTCAGACAGCTAAGCAAGTGATTGATAATTATGTAACTGCGTTGGGCGGAAAACAAAAATTAGAATCTGTAAAAACACTTTCTATGAAAAATACTATCAGTGTGATGGGAATGGAAATGGAAGGTAAAACGGTTAAGAAAGATAACAAATTCAAGTCTACGCAAAGCATGATGGGGCAGGAGATGTCTCAGGTTTTTGACGGTGAAAAAGGTTTTGCTAACCAAATGGGACAAAAAATAGATTTCCCTGCTGACCAAGTTGCAAAATTGAAAGATGCAAAATTGATGGATGCACTTGGGATGAATCCTGAAAAAATGAAGACTGTTGAGAAAAAACAAATTGATGGAAAAGATTATATCGTTTTGTCTTCTGATGACAGCAAGTATTACTTTGATGCAAAAACCAATTTGCTTTGGAAAACAGAAGGCGATAAAGGAACAATGATTATTTCAAAATATGCGGATATTGACGGAATCAAATTTGTGGAAGAAATGTCTATTGATGCAGCCGGACAACAGGTCTCGGTGAAAAATTCTGATATCAAAATCAATCAGCCGGTTTCTGATGACGAATTCAAATAA
- a CDS encoding 3'-5' exonuclease, with product MNLKLYKPLCVFDLETTGTNVGKDRIVEICILKVNPDASRESKTWKVNPEMPIPKESSAIHGIYDADVAEAPTFKDIAPKIMEMISGTDLGGFNSNRFDVPLLAEELLRAGLDFDLSKFKLVDAQTIYHKMEPRNLSAAYNFYCQKTLENAHSAEADVLATFEVLDAQVGHYEDLPNEVAGLSDFSFHNRFADLAGMIHFNEKEQEIFAFGKYKGQVVKEVFQKDLGYYGWLQNADFPLYTKKIFTKIQLKSRF from the coding sequence ATGAATTTAAAACTATATAAACCGCTTTGTGTTTTCGATTTAGAAACAACGGGAACTAATGTCGGAAAAGACAGAATCGTGGAAATCTGCATCCTAAAAGTCAATCCGGATGCTTCCCGAGAAAGTAAAACCTGGAAAGTGAATCCAGAAATGCCAATTCCAAAAGAATCTTCGGCAATCCACGGGATTTATGATGCTGATGTTGCAGAAGCGCCAACTTTCAAAGACATTGCGCCGAAAATTATGGAAATGATTTCTGGGACGGATTTAGGAGGTTTCAATTCCAATCGCTTTGATGTCCCTCTTTTAGCGGAAGAATTGTTGCGTGCAGGTTTGGATTTTGATTTGAGTAAATTCAAATTAGTTGATGCACAAACCATTTATCACAAAATGGAACCTAGAAATCTTTCCGCCGCTTATAATTTCTACTGTCAAAAAACTTTAGAAAATGCACACTCTGCAGAAGCCGATGTTTTAGCAACTTTTGAAGTTCTGGATGCACAAGTTGGTCATTACGAAGATTTACCTAACGAAGTTGCCGGTTTAAGCGATTTTTCTTTCCATAATAGGTTTGCAGATTTGGCCGGAATGATTCATTTTAATGAAAAAGAGCAGGAGATTTTTGCGTTTGGAAAATATAAAGGTCAAGTTGTGAAAGAAGTTTTCCAAAAAGATTTGGGTTATTATGGCTGGCTTCAGAATGCTGATTTCCCGCTTTATACAAAGAAAATATTTACTAAAATCCAGTTAAAATCCCGGTTCTAA
- a CDS encoding DUF3109 family protein: MIQIDDKLISEDVFAESFVCNLAKCKGVCCVDGDTGAPLDKDELPILDEIFPKIKSYLRPEGVKAIEEQGTWVIDPYDGGYVTTLVNGSECAYVIFDEKGTTKCGIEKAYEDGVVDWKKPISCHLYPIRVNDYKTFVALNYHEWEICNDACTLGKELQVRIYQFLKEPLIRKYGEDFYKTLCEAAEEWEKEYNS, translated from the coding sequence ATGATTCAGATAGATGATAAATTAATTTCAGAAGATGTTTTCGCAGAAAGTTTTGTCTGCAATCTTGCAAAATGTAAAGGTGTTTGCTGCGTAGATGGAGACACGGGTGCGCCTTTGGATAAGGATGAGTTGCCAATTCTTGACGAAATTTTTCCGAAAATCAAATCTTACCTAAGACCAGAAGGCGTGAAAGCTATCGAGGAACAAGGAACTTGGGTGATTGATCCTTATGATGGTGGCTATGTGACGACTTTGGTCAACGGCAGCGAATGTGCTTATGTGATTTTTGACGAAAAAGGAACCACGAAATGTGGCATCGAAAAAGCTTATGAAGATGGTGTTGTGGATTGGAAAAAACCAATTTCTTGTCATCTTTATCCAATCCGTGTGAACGATTACAAAACTTTTGTTGCTTTGAATTATCACGAATGGGAAATCTGTAATGATGCTTGTACTTTGGGAAAAGAATTACAGGTTAGAATTTATCAATTCCTGAAAGAGCCGCTCATTAGAAAATACGGAGAAGATTTTTATAAAACACTTTGTGAAGCTGCCGAAGAATGGGAAAAAGAATATAATTCTTAA
- a CDS encoding tyrosine-type recombinase/integrase produces the protein MIERFLDYITVEKRYSPHTLTNYKKDLSDFSAFVLKTEASEDIVHIHKKVIKNFIVDLSNSGLSKRSINRKLSSLRSFYVFMLRLEEIKVSPMETIDSLKFYAEKRIPFSVEEMGQMKTEVEEKGSMTLLDKLIIETLYQTGIRKAELCGLLLENVDFSKKEILVIGKGNKARIIPIADELLADFQLYLNIRNANKENEHYFFVNKNGKKLGEKFVYLVVNKYFSVVTSKQKRSPHILRHTFATHVLNQGAEISKVQKILGHASLASTQVYTSANIEKLKEVYKNAHPRETKNKQNDME, from the coding sequence ATGATAGAAAGATTTCTGGACTACATAACAGTGGAAAAAAGATATTCTCCACATACATTGACCAACTACAAAAAAGATTTGTCAGATTTTTCGGCCTTTGTTTTGAAGACAGAAGCTTCGGAAGATATTGTTCACATACACAAGAAAGTAATTAAAAATTTTATTGTGGATTTGAGTAACTCTGGATTAAGCAAAAGGAGTATTAATCGAAAGTTGTCATCGCTCCGTAGTTTCTATGTTTTTATGCTTCGTTTGGAGGAAATAAAGGTTTCTCCTATGGAAACCATCGATTCTCTCAAGTTCTATGCAGAAAAACGAATTCCGTTCTCTGTAGAAGAAATGGGGCAAATGAAAACAGAAGTAGAAGAGAAGGGCAGTATGACGCTTCTTGATAAGCTGATTATAGAAACCTTATATCAAACCGGAATCAGAAAAGCAGAGTTGTGTGGTCTCTTGCTGGAGAATGTGGACTTCTCAAAAAAAGAAATATTGGTTATTGGTAAAGGAAACAAAGCGAGAATCATTCCTATCGCGGATGAATTGCTTGCAGACTTTCAATTATATCTCAATATCCGTAATGCAAATAAGGAAAATGAGCATTATTTTTTCGTTAATAAAAATGGAAAAAAACTCGGAGAAAAGTTTGTGTATTTGGTCGTTAATAAGTACTTTAGTGTAGTTACTTCTAAGCAGAAAAGAAGCCCGCATATTCTGAGACATACTTTTGCTACCCACGTTTTGAACCAAGGTGCAGAAATATCCAAAGTTCAAAAAATATTAGGACACGCCAGTTTAGCAAGTACACAAGTATATACAAGTGCGAATATAGAAAAGCTGAAAGAGGTTTATAAAAATGCACACCCAAGAGAAACTAAGAATAAACAAAACGATATGGAGTAA
- a CDS encoding DUF2147 domain-containing protein gives MKKLILAFALSFIGVLSFAQIEGKWKTIDDETGKAKSIVEIWKKSDGKYYGKISQLLIKPENANCVACKDDRKNKPLVGLEIIRGLSKDGNEFTGGTITDPKKGKTYKCTITRDGDKLNVRGYLGISLLGRDQTWLKAD, from the coding sequence ATGAAAAAGTTAATTTTAGCATTTGCCTTATCATTTATCGGAGTTCTATCATTTGCTCAAATCGAAGGAAAATGGAAAACCATCGATGACGAAACAGGAAAAGCCAAATCTATTGTAGAAATCTGGAAAAAATCAGACGGTAAATATTACGGAAAGATATCTCAGTTGTTAATTAAGCCAGAAAATGCCAACTGTGTAGCTTGTAAAGATGATCGTAAAAATAAGCCTTTGGTTGGCTTGGAGATTATCAGAGGCCTTTCAAAAGATGGCAATGAGTTTACTGGAGGGACAATTACTGATCCTAAAAAAGGAAAAACCTATAAATGTACAATTACAAGAGATGGAGATAAATTGAATGTAAGAGGTTATTTAGGTATTTCTTTATTAGGTAGAGATCAGACTTGGCTTAAAGCTGACTAA
- a CDS encoding DUF6427 family protein, with translation MFRLLSKESNIFSVPVYIGFLFLIFLSLNLLDFKYIDVFPAIITFMGISLGYFLFNAIALNQFSHLPLFLYTIFVASFYDGTIDVGLAFTFLTSAIILLILTSQNDQLRKSSFMLVGSILAFNYLVFPASWPLGVFVIFHIIGTSGRIGLNIFRLLFGIILVVLSYFGLMYLIHYTTWDKTYLPFYGKFEMMDSYYPLYILIPIALMLLYSLSDHFKHYNEKSPISRYKYTFVLVFSLAQLITIIFYMGKDYEYLLLLALPSSIIISRMLRFLPKYWMQELGLWIIVFCLAAFKIANFAQY, from the coding sequence ATGTTTCGATTACTTTCTAAAGAAAGCAATATTTTTTCGGTTCCGGTTTACATTGGTTTTCTGTTTTTGATATTTTTATCACTTAATCTATTAGATTTCAAATACATAGATGTATTTCCAGCGATAATTACATTTATGGGAATCAGTTTAGGGTATTTTTTATTCAATGCGATTGCGCTTAATCAATTTTCGCATCTGCCACTTTTTCTTTATACAATTTTTGTGGCATCATTTTATGATGGAACAATTGACGTGGGATTGGCATTTACATTTTTGACGAGCGCGATTATTTTATTGATTTTAACCAGCCAAAACGACCAACTCAGAAAGAGTTCTTTTATGCTGGTAGGTTCTATTTTGGCATTTAATTATCTGGTTTTTCCGGCGAGTTGGCCTTTAGGAGTTTTTGTGATTTTTCATATTATTGGAACATCAGGTAGAATTGGACTTAATATTTTCCGTTTGTTATTCGGAATTATTTTGGTTGTTTTGAGCTACTTTGGATTGATGTATTTGATTCATTACACGACTTGGGACAAAACTTATTTGCCCTTCTACGGAAAGTTTGAAATGATGGATTCTTATTATCCATTATATATTTTAATTCCGATTGCATTGATGTTGTTGTACTCTTTGTCTGACCATTTCAAGCATTACAATGAGAAAAGCCCTATCAGCAGGTACAAATATACTTTTGTACTCGTTTTTTCTCTTGCCCAGTTGATAACCATCATTTTTTATATGGGCAAAGATTATGAATATCTTCTGCTTCTGGCATTACCGTCCAGCATTATTATCAGTAGAATGCTACGTTTCTTGCCCAAATATTGGATGCAGGAATTGGGACTTTGGATAATTGTTTTTTGCTTGGCAGCGTTTAAAATCGCTAATTTTGCACAATATTAA
- a CDS encoding CDP-alcohol phosphatidyltransferase family protein, protein MNFIKNNLANAFTLGNLFSGCVGIVHLISGDYQTTAICIIISLVLDFFDGFIARAMNSSSNLGGQLDSLADMVSFGFLPGVAMMKMLEPFGNQLFGIELPFEIKYFGFLITLFSCLRLAIFNLDDDQKYYFKGLNTPSNTILIFGIYYLTQVPLPENLEFLFGENLTNVHFFPSLLSLILITILSSWLPISPIKMIAMKFKSKQLKDNYPKLALLIGGILILLIFKTVGIPLIIIYYILISLIFQKQLK, encoded by the coding sequence ATGAATTTCATCAAAAACAACCTTGCCAACGCATTTACTTTAGGGAATCTTTTCTCGGGTTGCGTTGGGATTGTTCATCTCATTTCAGGCGATTATCAAACGACAGCAATTTGCATTATTATCTCATTAGTTCTCGATTTTTTCGATGGCTTTATTGCAAGAGCTATGAATTCCAGCAGTAATCTTGGAGGACAACTCGATTCTTTGGCGGATATGGTGAGTTTCGGATTTTTGCCAGGTGTTGCGATGATGAAAATGCTAGAACCTTTCGGAAATCAATTATTTGGAATCGAATTACCTTTTGAAATCAAATATTTCGGATTTTTGATTACACTTTTTTCTTGTCTTAGATTAGCAATTTTTAATTTGGATGATGACCAAAAATATTATTTCAAAGGTTTGAATACACCAAGTAATACGATTTTGATTTTTGGGATTTACTATCTAACGCAAGTTCCATTGCCCGAAAATTTAGAATTTTTATTTGGTGAAAATTTGACTAATGTTCATTTTTTTCCTTCACTTCTATCTTTAATTTTAATAACCATATTAAGTTCTTGGCTTCCTATTTCTCCAATTAAAATGATTGCGATGAAATTCAAATCAAAACAATTAAAAGATAATTATCCAAAACTAGCTTTGTTAATAGGCGGGATTTTGATTTTATTAATATTTAAAACAGTCGGGATTCCATTAATCATTATCTATTATATTTTGATTTCATTGATATTTCAAAAACAATTGAAGTAG
- a CDS encoding GH25 family lysozyme — MAKANLSTKKKIHQKRKSAFIKKRWILLIILCISLLGTGYYLRQKINYYFAYYLGKHFEHKKLSNTEAEAARIEKITGLYANQTFGLDISHYQRKEDIQWDSLSIGNRTIPLKFVVLRASMGNRKLDKNFDHFWETAKQHQLIRGAYHFYRPDEDPVMQANSFLSVAKLESGDLPPILDIEKNPRKKSKEQLISDLKVWIKIMEDTYGEKPIIYTYYHYYKDYLKGEFDDYPLWLANYNDVPTPSPDDEWQFWQFSENGIVYGINSKVDLDIYNGNLWSLKMLTID, encoded by the coding sequence ATGGCAAAGGCAAATCTCAGTACAAAGAAGAAAATTCACCAAAAAAGAAAAAGCGCATTTATCAAAAAGCGTTGGATTCTTTTGATTATACTTTGTATTTCTTTGCTGGGAACAGGATATTATCTAAGACAAAAAATCAATTATTACTTCGCTTACTATCTTGGAAAGCACTTTGAACACAAAAAACTATCGAATACAGAAGCTGAAGCTGCAAGAATTGAAAAAATTACTGGACTTTATGCCAACCAGACTTTTGGTCTTGATATTTCTCATTATCAAAGAAAAGAAGATATCCAATGGGACAGCTTGAGTATTGGAAACAGAACTATTCCTCTAAAATTTGTGGTTCTGCGGGCAAGTATGGGAAACCGAAAGCTGGATAAAAACTTTGATCATTTTTGGGAAACAGCGAAACAACATCAATTGATTCGTGGTGCTTATCATTTTTATCGTCCGGATGAAGATCCTGTGATGCAGGCTAATTCTTTTCTTTCTGTTGCCAAATTGGAATCCGGCGACCTTCCTCCAATTCTTGACATTGAGAAAAATCCTAGAAAAAAGTCTAAAGAACAATTGATTTCCGACCTCAAAGTCTGGATTAAAATAATGGAAGACACGTACGGCGAAAAACCGATTATCTATACCTACTATCATTATTATAAAGACTATCTGAAAGGCGAATTCGATGATTATCCGCTTTGGTTAGCCAATTATAATGATGTTCCAACGCCTTCACCAGATGATGAATGGCAATTTTGGCAATTTTCAGAAAACGGAATTGTTTATGGAATCAATTCTAAAGTGGATTTGGATATTTATAATGGGAATCTTTGGTCATTGAAAATGTTGACGATTGATTAA
- a CDS encoding LTA synthase family protein yields MKNLRGQEIFTLVYRLFLVFFFYQMARLLFWVFNKDLIKVEGLSEYFKLSYYGTAFDTTAILYVNAVFILLSIIPITINTKKSYQKFLFYWYFITNGITYSFNFGDIIYYRFSQARLTSAAIEVGKNENNLGRIFWNALLQHPFVFIWFVIIIFVWIFLYKKVKVQEEKPKQLVSYFISSIVILCITATLVVGGIRGDFKHSTRPINLVDANKHVSNPLQGNLVLNSVFSFFRTLNTNNFKLVHFVDEKFIDKEIQPYKLYNREVEPKPNVVIFIMESFGKEYSGAFNKQNNIKDFVSYTPFLDSLANQSLIFTNAFANGRQSIHGMSSVLAGIPSLTDAFTSSPYSNQKIQSIVSVCNDLGYDTSFYHGAPNGSMGFQGFGNILGFKHYFGKTEYNNDNDFDGIWAIWDEPFFQYFAKNLGKKQPFMSTLFSASSHDPFKVPEKYQNKFKSGPLQIHVPIQYTDYALKKFFETASKQPWYQNTIFVITADHTNQTYYPEYQKAMNRFAIPLLFFSPNPKYNLKGVDDRFAQQMDIYPTLVDLLGYNKKIRSWGRSLVSDQNENYMIVNSDSIQEQLIIGNYIYIFNGKDMTGIYDKTDLGLLKNLIKNNLNAEQKLGIEKTKAWYQDYMDRVINRKLR; encoded by the coding sequence ATGAAGAATTTGAGAGGGCAAGAAATTTTTACCTTAGTTTATAGGCTTTTTTTAGTGTTTTTCTTTTATCAGATGGCGAGACTTTTGTTTTGGGTCTTTAACAAAGATTTGATAAAAGTTGAAGGGCTATCAGAATATTTTAAATTATCATATTACGGAACTGCGTTTGACACGACTGCAATTCTTTATGTGAATGCGGTTTTCATTCTGCTAAGTATTATTCCGATTACCATCAATACAAAGAAAAGCTATCAGAAATTTTTGTTCTATTGGTATTTTATCACAAACGGAATTACTTATTCTTTTAATTTTGGAGATATTATTTATTATAGATTCAGTCAGGCGAGATTGACTTCTGCGGCGATAGAAGTTGGTAAGAATGAAAATAATCTTGGTAGGATTTTTTGGAATGCATTGTTACAACATCCATTTGTTTTTATTTGGTTTGTCATCATCATTTTCGTCTGGATTTTCCTTTACAAAAAAGTTAAAGTCCAAGAAGAAAAACCAAAACAATTGGTTTCCTATTTTATTTCGTCAATTGTTATTCTTTGCATTACTGCAACATTAGTTGTCGGCGGGATCCGTGGTGATTTCAAACATTCTACAAGACCAATTAATTTGGTAGATGCAAATAAACACGTCAGCAATCCGTTACAGGGAAATTTGGTTCTGAACAGCGTTTTCTCTTTTTTCAGAACATTGAATACTAATAATTTTAAATTGGTTCATTTTGTTGATGAGAAGTTTATTGATAAAGAAATTCAACCATACAAATTATACAATCGCGAGGTTGAACCCAAACCAAACGTCGTAATTTTCATTATGGAAAGTTTTGGGAAAGAATATTCTGGAGCGTTTAACAAGCAAAATAATATTAAAGATTTTGTTTCTTACACACCGTTTTTGGATAGTTTGGCGAATCAAAGTTTGATTTTTACTAATGCTTTTGCCAACGGTCGACAATCTATCCACGGAATGAGTTCTGTTTTAGCTGGAATCCCGAGTTTGACTGATGCTTTTACGAGTTCGCCTTATTCTAATCAAAAAATCCAATCTATTGTTTCGGTTTGTAATGATTTGGGCTATGATACAAGTTTTTATCATGGTGCGCCAAATGGTTCAATGGGATTTCAGGGATTTGGAAATATTTTAGGATTCAAACATTATTTCGGAAAAACAGAATATAATAATGATAACGATTTTGATGGAATCTGGGCGATTTGGGATGAACCATTTTTTCAATATTTTGCCAAAAATTTAGGGAAAAAGCAGCCGTTTATGTCAACTTTATTTTCTGCTTCTTCTCACGACCCTTTTAAAGTTCCTGAAAAATATCAGAATAAATTCAAATCTGGACCACTACAAATTCACGTTCCGATTCAATACACAGATTATGCTTTGAAAAAATTCTTTGAAACGGCGAGTAAACAACCTTGGTATCAGAACACGATCTTTGTGATAACGGCTGACCACACCAATCAAACTTACTATCCGGAATATCAAAAAGCAATGAACCGATTTGCAATTCCATTATTGTTTTTCTCACCTAACCCAAAATATAATTTGAAAGGTGTGGATGATAGGTTTGCACAACAGATGGACATTTATCCAACATTGGTAGATTTATTAGGATATAATAAAAAAATCAGAAGTTGGGGAAGAAGTTTGGTTTCAGATCAAAATGAAAATTATATGATTGTCAATTCAGATTCTATTCAAGAGCAACTGATTATTGGAAATTACATTTATATCTTCAATGGGAAAGATATGACAGGAATTTATGACAAAACAGATTTAGGATTATTAAAGAATCTTATTAAAAATAATTTGAACGCAGAGCAAAAACTCGGGATTGAAAAAACCAAAGCCTGGTATCAGGATTATATGGATAGAGTAATTAACCGGAAACTCAGGTAG
- the rpsU gene encoding 30S ribosomal protein S21, which produces MLIIPVKDGESIDRALKKYKRKFDKTRVVRELRSRQQFIKPSVTLRQAKLKAAHKQRNLSKEEQA; this is translated from the coding sequence ATGTTAATAATACCAGTAAAAGACGGAGAGTCTATCGACAGAGCTTTAAAAAAGTACAAAAGAAAATTTGATAAAACTAGAGTTGTAAGAGAACTTAGATCTAGACAACAATTTATTAAGCCTTCTGTAACTTTGAGACAAGCTAAACTAAAAGCAGCTCACAAGCAAAGAAACTTGAGCAAAGAAGAGCAAGCTTAA
- a CDS encoding universal stress protein, translating into MKKIILPVDFSDSSNKLVDYAVSFAKDVNAEIALIHVAASDIGFVIGDMGFQYFPEVEENEIKYELKELNRLEQQVISQGVNCTHILKQGIAGDTILEFADEKNADYIVVGSHGRSGVYDVFIGSLTKEITKKSKIPVLVVPCHDEE; encoded by the coding sequence ATGAAAAAAATTATTTTACCTGTAGATTTTTCTGATAGCTCTAATAAATTGGTAGATTATGCCGTGAGTTTTGCGAAAGATGTGAACGCAGAAATTGCTTTGATTCACGTGGCTGCCTCTGATATTGGTTTTGTAATTGGCGATATGGGTTTTCAGTATTTTCCGGAAGTGGAAGAAAACGAAATCAAATACGAGCTAAAAGAGTTAAATAGACTTGAACAACAAGTGATTTCTCAAGGTGTAAACTGCACTCATATTTTGAAACAAGGCATTGCCGGAGATACCATTTTGGAATTTGCTGATGAAAAAAATGCTGATTATATCGTAGTTGGTTCGCACGGAAGAAGTGGTGTTTATGATGTTTTCATTGGAAGTCTGACAAAAGAAATTACCAAGAAATCTAAAATTCCGGTTTTGGTTGTGCCTTGTCACGATGAGGAATAA
- a CDS encoding fumarylacetoacetate hydrolase family protein — protein sequence MKIICIGRNYGEHAKELGNEIPEDPVIFMKPDTAILKKGSDFYIPEFSDDVHYELEVVLKISKGGKYIQKQNAGKHFDEIGLGIDFTARDLQSKLKDKGLPWELAKGFDGSAVVSDFVSKENYDLQNLNFSLTKNNDKVQDGNTNEMIFSFDDIIAFASQYFTLRVGDLIFTGTPKGVGKVSENDILEAYLEKEKLFSLKIQ from the coding sequence ATGAAAATAATCTGCATAGGAAGAAATTACGGCGAACACGCCAAAGAATTAGGAAACGAGATTCCTGAAGACCCCGTAATTTTTATGAAACCTGATACGGCAATCCTGAAAAAAGGTTCTGATTTTTATATTCCTGAATTTTCTGATGATGTTCATTATGAACTGGAAGTGGTTTTGAAAATCTCTAAAGGTGGAAAATATATCCAGAAACAAAATGCCGGAAAACATTTTGACGAAATTGGCCTTGGTATCGATTTTACAGCGAGAGATTTGCAGTCAAAACTAAAAGATAAAGGTCTACCTTGGGAACTGGCAAAAGGTTTTGATGGCTCCGCCGTTGTTTCAGATTTTGTTTCAAAAGAAAATTATGATTTACAGAATTTGAATTTCTCTTTGACGAAAAACAATGATAAAGTTCAGGATGGAAACACTAATGAAATGATTTTCAGTTTTGATGATATTATAGCTTTTGCATCACAGTATTTTACTTTGCGAGTTGGCGATTTGATTTTCACAGGAACACCAAAAGGTGTTGGAAAAGTTTCTGAAAATGATATTTTGGAAGCTTATTTGGAAAAAGAAAAATTATTTTCACTTAAAATTCAGTAG
- a CDS encoding pyruvate dehydrogenase complex E1 component subunit beta: MKEHTFREVIAQAMSEEMRKDESIFLVGEEVAEYNGAYKASKGMLDEFGEKRIIDAPIAELGFTGISVGAAMNGNRPIVEFMTFNFSMVAIDQIINNAAKIYQMSGGQWNCPIVFRGPTGSAGQLGATHSQAFESWYANCPGLKVIVPSNPYDAKGLLKSAIQDNDPVIFMESEQMYGDKMEIPEEEYYIPIGKADIKKEGKDVTLVSFGKIMKVALQAAEDLEKEGISVEVIDLRTIRPLDYDTILESVKKTNRLVILEESWPFASISTEITYMVQQKAFDYLDAPIKRITTPDASAPYSAPLFAEWFPKVDKVKEEIKNALYIKA; this comes from the coding sequence ATGAAAGAACATACATTTCGTGAAGTAATTGCTCAGGCTATGAGCGAAGAAATGCGTAAAGACGAATCCATTTTTCTTGTAGGAGAAGAAGTTGCAGAATACAACGGAGCTTACAAAGCTTCGAAAGGAATGTTAGACGAATTTGGAGAAAAAAGAATCATAGATGCGCCTATTGCAGAACTTGGTTTTACAGGTATTTCTGTAGGAGCTGCAATGAACGGGAATCGTCCGATTGTAGAATTTATGACTTTCAATTTCTCGATGGTTGCGATTGATCAGATTATCAACAACGCGGCAAAAATCTATCAGATGAGCGGTGGACAATGGAACTGTCCAATTGTTTTCCGTGGGCCAACAGGTTCTGCAGGACAATTGGGAGCAACGCACTCTCAGGCTTTCGAAAGCTGGTATGCGAACTGCCCAGGTCTTAAAGTAATTGTTCCTTCCAATCCTTATGATGCGAAAGGACTTTTGAAATCAGCGATCCAAGATAACGACCCAGTTATTTTTATGGAGTCTGAGCAGATGTATGGCGACAAAATGGAAATTCCGGAAGAAGAATATTATATTCCAATCGGGAAAGCAGACATCAAGAAAGAAGGAAAAGATGTGACTTTAGTTTCTTTCGGAAAGATTATGAAAGTGGCTTTACAAGCGGCTGAGGATTTGGAAAAAGAAGGGATTTCTGTAGAAGTTATCGACCTTAGAACCATCCGTCCTTTGGATTACGATACAATCCTGGAGTCTGTGAAGAAAACCAACAGATTGGTAATTTTGGAAGAATCTTGGCCATTCGCTTCTATTTCTACAGAGATTACTTATATGGTTCAGCAAAAAGCGTTCGACTATTTGGATGCGCCAATCAAGAGAATCACTACACCAGATGCTTCGGCACCATATTCAGCACCATTATTTGCAGAATGGTTCCCGAAAGTGGACAAGGTAAAAGAAGAAATCAAAAACGCATTGTACATCAAAGCATAA